A window of Micromonospora eburnea genomic DNA:
TGGTGACGACCTATCCGTTCGCCAACCAGCTGCTCGGGCCGTTACGCCGACAGGGGCGGCTGGACGTTCCGCTCATCACGTACGTGACCGACTTCGTCCTCCATCCCACCTGGCACTCCCCGGGTGTCGACGTCTACTGCGCGGTGCGGCACGCGGAGGTGTATCCGGCCAGCGCGGCGGACGACATCGACATCACCGTGGTCCAGCCGCTGGTGTCCCCGGCCTTCACCGCCCCGGCGGCCGTCGACCGCCGACACGCCCGGCGCCGCTTCGGCCTGCCGGTGGACGAGCGGCTGGCCCTGATCGTGGCGGGTGCCTGGGGCGCCGGGGAACTCAAGGCCACGGTGGCGGAGGTCGCCGCGACCGGCCGGGTACGACCGGTGGTGGTGTGCGGGCGCAACGAGGTGCTGCGGCGGCAGCTGCGGGCCGACCACCCGTACGTCTTCGGCTGGGTGGACGACATGCCGACGCTGATGCGCGCGGTGGACGTGGTGGTGGAGAACGCCGGCGGCCTGACCTGCCAGGAGGCGCTCGCCTGCGGGGTGCCCGTGGTGACCTACCGCCCGATACCGGGGCACGGGCGGGCGAACGCCTCGGTCCTGGCCCGCTCCGGCCTCACCCGGTGGGTGCCCGATCGCGACCAGCTCGGACCGGTCCTGACGGCGCTGACCGGCGATCCCCGGAGTACGCGCGGCGCCGGCACCCGGCTGCCCGGACACCTGGCCCGCGCCGACCCGACCGAGTCGTGGCTCGACCCGGCGAGCGTCGTCGCCGAGGCGGCGAGCCGGGCCGCGAGCGCGGGGGGTCGGGAGCGTGGCCGGCGGGCCCTCGTCGACTCGGTCGGGGACGCGGCCGCGGTGGTCGCCGCGCTGCTCCAGTCCTCCGGCGGCCCGTGGTGAGCGGTGGTCCCAGCCGGGCCGGCTGGGCCGCGGCGGCGACCTTGCCGGCGCTGCACCTGGCGCCGGTGGTGACCGCGCTGCCGGCCGTACGACGCCGGTTCTTCCCCGGGCTGCACGGCGTCGGCCCGCCGGACCGGGTCGCGCTCACCTTCGACGACGGCCCCGACCCGGAGTCCACCCCCGGGTTCCTCGAGGTGTTGGCCGCGCACCGGGTCCGGGCCACCTTCTTCCTGCTCGGCGTGATGTTGCAGCGGTCGCCCGAGCTCGGGCGGGACATCGTCGCCGCCGGCCACGAGGTGGCGGTGCACGGCTGGGGGCACGACAACCTGCTGCTGCGTGGGCCGGGGGCCACCGTACGCGACCTGGCCCGCACCCGCGCGCTGATCACCGCCGTGACCGGCCGGGCACCCCGGTTCCTGCGCCCGCCGTACGGGCTGCTGACCGGCGCTGCCCTGGTGGCGGCGCGTCGGCTCGGGCTGGAGCCGGTGCTCTGGAGCTGTTGGGGCCG
This region includes:
- a CDS encoding MGDG synthase family glycosyltransferase, with the protein product MESPGRIVVVSADVGGGHDTAAAELTRRLRGRGLVVDRLNFLDVLPRPAHWAFKEMYRGILRWLPWGYDVLFALGNRSRFSVSVLRMLLRPVRHRMRRAIPADTRVVVTTYPFANQLLGPLRRQGRLDVPLITYVTDFVLHPTWHSPGVDVYCAVRHAEVYPASAADDIDITVVQPLVSPAFTAPAAVDRRHARRRFGLPVDERLALIVAGAWGAGELKATVAEVAATGRVRPVVVCGRNEVLRRQLRADHPYVFGWVDDMPTLMRAVDVVVENAGGLTCQEALACGVPVVTYRPIPGHGRANASVLARSGLTRWVPDRDQLGPVLTALTGDPRSTRGAGTRLPGHLARADPTESWLDPASVVAEAASRAASAGGRERGRRALVDSVGDAAAVVAALLQSSGGPW
- a CDS encoding polysaccharide deacetylase family protein, with the protein product MSGGPSRAGWAAAATLPALHLAPVVTALPAVRRRFFPGLHGVGPPDRVALTFDDGPDPESTPGFLEVLAAHRVRATFFLLGVMLQRSPELGRDIVAAGHEVAVHGWGHDNLLLRGPGATVRDLARTRALITAVTGRAPRFLRPPYGLLTGAALVAARRLGLEPVLWSCWGRDWTATATADTVYDTVRAGLSGGGTILLHDSSCTAASGAWRAGLAALPRLLAECRSQGWSVGPLGGHRDVAQ